The Anas platyrhynchos isolate ZD024472 breed Pekin duck chromosome Z, IASCAAS_PekinDuck_T2T, whole genome shotgun sequence genome includes a window with the following:
- the LOC113840276 gene encoding uncharacterized protein isoform X1, whose protein sequence is MPKEQEAKACSQPNKGLPSMKKHHQVQPKPPQAGPLCSQTPSLSIHGVRLPQLHCPQKSQASRKKSTQTDSLKLRQALPGSSATGERRDPLPALPPLPRQAATLRSTHRHSVGASTIPRLPSLSVAGSTSSVPCRDCITSTKAVRLPEVVPRPQGHVRKEQMAATAESRGTALQAPASILAPLQARPQQDNRPTPSHAAARSQRPRVQLRVQRHYAPPSSVATPARTAQVPATKTEKMPATRRRKDGHAREDTRAAAGISKPGGRQQKEATWNLHWDPDAAHQQGPGSPHSTGRDSAREAVSPAQSASLAMSGPTNAEPADSAQVAGPASEGDKNPMGASAPRDAKSPSPLAAAMPGPSTSSQKRPPTLKDRVKINWDIYGCSSFRPAMQIIPSGEREGCQLSRWNESWPSSVKVPRLRRIWAADDGDTADSTAASASGRQEVAVRTAGQRLPYFCSTTSKTILQDIQEEWEESPRIEAVAEADDVLPSTSPAPSGEADARPSAAPMAAVPGPEELPPACMPKEGKASASPLAAAVPGPSTSSQKRPPTLKDRVKINWDIYGCSSFRPAMQIIPSGEREGCQLSRWNESWPSSVKVPRLRRIWAADDGDTADSTAASASGRQEVAVRTAGQRLPYFCSTTSKTILQDIQEEWEESPRIEAVAEADDVLPSTSPAPSGEADARPSAAPMAAVPGPEELPPACMPKEGKASASPLAAHPVLEARTAPLTPSACEEEEAAPSPLAGGLLQEVSSEHRSSAQCSSHFQLVPEEGPGTAALPHAVARSQLPPLFRRALRALRRSYCFSCITEDLEQREADSTRELPTDGSFGPEDGASE, encoded by the exons ATGCCGAAGGAGCAAGAGGCGAAggcctgctcccagcccaacAAAGGGCTGCCGAGCATGAAGAAGCACCACCAG GTGCAACCCAAACCGCCACAGGCAGGACCGCTGTGCAGCCAGACTCCATCCTTGTCCATCCACGGGGTGAGGCTGCCACAGCTCCACTGTCCACAGAAGTCACAGGCCTCTAGGAAGAAGAGCACACAG ACAGACAGCCTGAAGCTGAGGCAGGCACTGCCCGGCAGCAGTGCCACCGGTGAACGGAGAGATCCTCTACCAGCCTTGCCGCCTCTGCCAAGGCAGGCAGCGACACTGAGAAGTACACATCGGCATTCAGTGGGAGCTTCAACTATCCCCCGGCTGCCCAGTCTGTCAGTAGCAGGCTCCACCTCTTCTGTGCCATGCAGAGACTGCATCACAAGCACCAAGGCTGTCAGACTCCCCGAGGTCGTCCCACGTCCTCAAGGACACGTGAGAAAAGAGCAAATGGCAGCAACTGCCGAGAGCCGGGGGACAGCCCTGCAAGCCCCCGCATCCATTCTGGCGCCTCTGCAGGCCAGACCCCAGCAAGACAACAGGCCAACCCCAAGCCAtgctgcagccaggagccaAAGACCCAGGGTGCAGCTGAGGGTACAAAGGCACTACGCCCCTCCCAGCAGTGTGGCAACACCCGCAAGGACAGCCCAGGTGCCGGCCACCAAGACTGAAAAGATGCCAGCAACACGGAGACGAAAAGATGGCCATGCTCGAGAGGAcacaagagctgctgctgggatctCCAAgccaggagggaggcagcagaaggaagCCACCTGGAACCTTCACTGGGACCCAGACGCAGCCCACCAGCAGGGGCCTGGCTCACCCCACAGCACTGGCAGAGATTCTGCCAGAGAGGCAGTCAGCCCCGCACAGAGCGCATCTCTTGCCATGTCAGGGCCAACCAATGCTGAGCCAGCAGATTCTGCGCAGGTTGCAGGTCCTGCCAGTGAGGGGGACAAGAATCCTATGGGTGCATCAGCACCCAGAGATGCTAAATCGCCTtctcccctggctgctgctatGCCCGGCCCTTCCACAAGCAGCCAGAAAAGACCGCCGACATTGAAAGACCGGGTCAAGATCAACTGGGATATCTATGGGTGCTCCTCCTTTCGGCCAGCAATGCAGATCATTCCGAGCggggagagggaaggctgcCAGTTGTCCCGGTGGAACGAGTCCTGGCCGAGCAGCGTGAAGGTTCCGAGGTTGCGAAGGATCTGGGCAGCAGACGACGGTGACACAGCTGACAGCACTGCAGCCAGTGCAtcgggcaggcaggaggtggcagtgaGGACTGCGGGCCAGCGCCTTCCCTACTTTTGCTCCACAACGAGTAAGACCATTCTGCAGGACATTCAGGAAGAGTGGGAAGAGAGCCCCAGGATAGAAGCTGTGGCAGAAGCAGACGACGTCCTGCCCAGCACGTCTCCTGCCCCATCTGGTGAGGCAGATGCCaggccttcagctgctcctatGGCCGCAGTTCCTGGGCCCGAGGAGCTCCCCCCGGCCTGCATGCCCAAAGAGGGAAAAGCTTCAGCCtctcccctggctgctgctgtgcccggCCCTTCCACAAGCAGCCAGAAAAGACCGCCGACATTGAAAGACCGGGTCAAGATCAACTGGGATATCTATGGGTGCTCCTCCTTTCGGCCAGCAATGCAGATCATTCCGAGCggggagagggaaggctgcCAGTTGTCCCGGTGGAACGAGTCCTGGCCGAGCAGCGTGAAGGTTCCGAGGTTGCGAAGGATCTGGGCAGCAGACGACGGTGACACAGCTGACAGCACTGCAGCCAGTGCAtcgggcaggcaggaggtggcagtgaGGACTGCGGGCCAGCGCCTTCCCTACTTTTGCTCCACAACGAGTAAGACCATTCTGCAGGACATTCAGGAAGAGTGGGAAGAGAGCCCCAGGATAGAAGCTGTGGCAGAAGCAGACGACGTCCTGCCCAGCACGTCTCCTGCCCCATCTGGTGAGGCAGATGCCaggccttcagctgctcctatGGCCGCAGTTCCTGGGCCCGAGGAGCTCCCCCCTGCCTGCATGCCCAAAGAGGGAAAAGCTTCAGCCTCTCCCCTGGCTGCGCACCCTGTGTTGGAGGCCAGGACAGCACCTCTCACCCCATCAGCATGTGAGGAAGAAGAAGCAGCACCTTCTCCCCTGGCTGGGGGCCTTCTGCAAGAG GTTTCCTCCGAGCATAGAAGCAGTGCACAGTGTTCCTCACACTTCCAATTGGTGCCAGAGGAAGGGCCAG GCACCGCTGCCCTCCCGCACGCTGTGGCTCGCTCGCAATTGCCCCCCCTCTTCAGGAGAGCACTTCGGGCTCTCCGCAGGAGttactgcttcagctgcatcacAGAAGACCTAGAGCAACGTGAGGCTGACAGTACCAGGGAGCTCCCCACAGATGGCAGCTTCGGTCCCGAGGACGGGGCTTCTGAATAA
- the LOC113840276 gene encoding uncharacterized protein isoform X2 — protein METLVKVQPKPPQAGPLCSQTPSLSIHGVRLPQLHCPQKSQASRKKSTQTDSLKLRQALPGSSATGERRDPLPALPPLPRQAATLRSTHRHSVGASTIPRLPSLSVAGSTSSVPCRDCITSTKAVRLPEVVPRPQGHVRKEQMAATAESRGTALQAPASILAPLQARPQQDNRPTPSHAAARSQRPRVQLRVQRHYAPPSSVATPARTAQVPATKTEKMPATRRRKDGHAREDTRAAAGISKPGGRQQKEATWNLHWDPDAAHQQGPGSPHSTGRDSAREAVSPAQSASLAMSGPTNAEPADSAQVAGPASEGDKNPMGASAPRDAKSPSPLAAAMPGPSTSSQKRPPTLKDRVKINWDIYGCSSFRPAMQIIPSGEREGCQLSRWNESWPSSVKVPRLRRIWAADDGDTADSTAASASGRQEVAVRTAGQRLPYFCSTTSKTILQDIQEEWEESPRIEAVAEADDVLPSTSPAPSGEADARPSAAPMAAVPGPEELPPACMPKEGKASASPLAAAVPGPSTSSQKRPPTLKDRVKINWDIYGCSSFRPAMQIIPSGEREGCQLSRWNESWPSSVKVPRLRRIWAADDGDTADSTAASASGRQEVAVRTAGQRLPYFCSTTSKTILQDIQEEWEESPRIEAVAEADDVLPSTSPAPSGEADARPSAAPMAAVPGPEELPPACMPKEGKASASPLAAHPVLEARTAPLTPSACEEEEAAPSPLAGGLLQEVSSEHRSSAQCSSHFQLVPEEGPGTAALPHAVARSQLPPLFRRALRALRRSYCFSCITEDLEQREADSTRELPTDGSFGPEDGASE, from the exons atggaaacccttgtgaag GTGCAACCCAAACCGCCACAGGCAGGACCGCTGTGCAGCCAGACTCCATCCTTGTCCATCCACGGGGTGAGGCTGCCACAGCTCCACTGTCCACAGAAGTCACAGGCCTCTAGGAAGAAGAGCACACAG ACAGACAGCCTGAAGCTGAGGCAGGCACTGCCCGGCAGCAGTGCCACCGGTGAACGGAGAGATCCTCTACCAGCCTTGCCGCCTCTGCCAAGGCAGGCAGCGACACTGAGAAGTACACATCGGCATTCAGTGGGAGCTTCAACTATCCCCCGGCTGCCCAGTCTGTCAGTAGCAGGCTCCACCTCTTCTGTGCCATGCAGAGACTGCATCACAAGCACCAAGGCTGTCAGACTCCCCGAGGTCGTCCCACGTCCTCAAGGACACGTGAGAAAAGAGCAAATGGCAGCAACTGCCGAGAGCCGGGGGACAGCCCTGCAAGCCCCCGCATCCATTCTGGCGCCTCTGCAGGCCAGACCCCAGCAAGACAACAGGCCAACCCCAAGCCAtgctgcagccaggagccaAAGACCCAGGGTGCAGCTGAGGGTACAAAGGCACTACGCCCCTCCCAGCAGTGTGGCAACACCCGCAAGGACAGCCCAGGTGCCGGCCACCAAGACTGAAAAGATGCCAGCAACACGGAGACGAAAAGATGGCCATGCTCGAGAGGAcacaagagctgctgctgggatctCCAAgccaggagggaggcagcagaaggaagCCACCTGGAACCTTCACTGGGACCCAGACGCAGCCCACCAGCAGGGGCCTGGCTCACCCCACAGCACTGGCAGAGATTCTGCCAGAGAGGCAGTCAGCCCCGCACAGAGCGCATCTCTTGCCATGTCAGGGCCAACCAATGCTGAGCCAGCAGATTCTGCGCAGGTTGCAGGTCCTGCCAGTGAGGGGGACAAGAATCCTATGGGTGCATCAGCACCCAGAGATGCTAAATCGCCTtctcccctggctgctgctatGCCCGGCCCTTCCACAAGCAGCCAGAAAAGACCGCCGACATTGAAAGACCGGGTCAAGATCAACTGGGATATCTATGGGTGCTCCTCCTTTCGGCCAGCAATGCAGATCATTCCGAGCggggagagggaaggctgcCAGTTGTCCCGGTGGAACGAGTCCTGGCCGAGCAGCGTGAAGGTTCCGAGGTTGCGAAGGATCTGGGCAGCAGACGACGGTGACACAGCTGACAGCACTGCAGCCAGTGCAtcgggcaggcaggaggtggcagtgaGGACTGCGGGCCAGCGCCTTCCCTACTTTTGCTCCACAACGAGTAAGACCATTCTGCAGGACATTCAGGAAGAGTGGGAAGAGAGCCCCAGGATAGAAGCTGTGGCAGAAGCAGACGACGTCCTGCCCAGCACGTCTCCTGCCCCATCTGGTGAGGCAGATGCCaggccttcagctgctcctatGGCCGCAGTTCCTGGGCCCGAGGAGCTCCCCCCGGCCTGCATGCCCAAAGAGGGAAAAGCTTCAGCCtctcccctggctgctgctgtgcccggCCCTTCCACAAGCAGCCAGAAAAGACCGCCGACATTGAAAGACCGGGTCAAGATCAACTGGGATATCTATGGGTGCTCCTCCTTTCGGCCAGCAATGCAGATCATTCCGAGCggggagagggaaggctgcCAGTTGTCCCGGTGGAACGAGTCCTGGCCGAGCAGCGTGAAGGTTCCGAGGTTGCGAAGGATCTGGGCAGCAGACGACGGTGACACAGCTGACAGCACTGCAGCCAGTGCAtcgggcaggcaggaggtggcagtgaGGACTGCGGGCCAGCGCCTTCCCTACTTTTGCTCCACAACGAGTAAGACCATTCTGCAGGACATTCAGGAAGAGTGGGAAGAGAGCCCCAGGATAGAAGCTGTGGCAGAAGCAGACGACGTCCTGCCCAGCACGTCTCCTGCCCCATCTGGTGAGGCAGATGCCaggccttcagctgctcctatGGCCGCAGTTCCTGGGCCCGAGGAGCTCCCCCCTGCCTGCATGCCCAAAGAGGGAAAAGCTTCAGCCTCTCCCCTGGCTGCGCACCCTGTGTTGGAGGCCAGGACAGCACCTCTCACCCCATCAGCATGTGAGGAAGAAGAAGCAGCACCTTCTCCCCTGGCTGGGGGCCTTCTGCAAGAG GTTTCCTCCGAGCATAGAAGCAGTGCACAGTGTTCCTCACACTTCCAATTGGTGCCAGAGGAAGGGCCAG GCACCGCTGCCCTCCCGCACGCTGTGGCTCGCTCGCAATTGCCCCCCCTCTTCAGGAGAGCACTTCGGGCTCTCCGCAGGAGttactgcttcagctgcatcacAGAAGACCTAGAGCAACGTGAGGCTGACAGTACCAGGGAGCTCCCCACAGATGGCAGCTTCGGTCCCGAGGACGGGGCTTCTGAATAA